A genome region from Thermococcus onnurineus NA1 includes the following:
- a CDS encoding phosphoenolpyruvate carboxykinase (GTP) encodes MNALERLEKLLDKEQFEKIKAIDNPELHKFLVEWIEWLEPSKVFVCTDNEEDEFYVRWKALYYGEEKILETPNHTVHYDNYYDQARDKANTKLLVPGGKKIPFLNTKDRDEGLKEIRELMKGVMRGKELFVCFFVLGPKNSVFTIPAVQLTDSAYVAHSEFILYRKGYEEFKRLGRSARFFKFVHSAGELDERKTSKNLDKRRIYIDLVDETVYSVNTQYGGNTIGLKKLAFRLTIQRAVREGWLSEHMFLMGVNGPNGRKTYFTGAYPSMCGKTSTAMISWENIVGDDLTFIVPMNGIARGANVEKGVFGIIQGVNPEDDPIIWQVLHSPVEIIFSNVLVKDGKPYWNEMGVPIPGEGENHSGEWWRGKKDAEGNEIPPSHKNARFTVSLEHFPNVDLEALEAPCGVEVGGMIFGGRDKDTWPPVREAFDWKHGVITMGAALESETTAATLGKEGVRAFNPMAILDFMSVPLGEYIENYLEFEKKLRKAPKIFAVNYFLRDEDGNWLNHKLDKAVWLKWMELRVHGDVDAIDTPIGYIPKYGDLARLFREVLNKDYSREDYEKQFTIRVPELLAKIERIEKIYREQVKEAPEELFQVLEEERKRLLEAREKYGDYISPFQLEKA; translated from the coding sequence ATGAATGCCCTCGAAAGGCTTGAAAAGCTCCTCGATAAAGAGCAATTTGAGAAGATTAAAGCCATCGACAATCCAGAGCTTCACAAGTTTTTGGTGGAGTGGATTGAGTGGCTTGAACCAAGCAAGGTTTTCGTCTGTACTGACAACGAAGAGGACGAGTTCTACGTCCGCTGGAAGGCGCTCTACTACGGTGAGGAAAAGATTCTCGAGACACCGAACCACACCGTCCATTACGACAACTACTACGACCAGGCCCGCGACAAGGCCAATACTAAGCTCCTCGTTCCTGGTGGAAAGAAGATTCCCTTCCTCAACACTAAGGATAGGGACGAGGGGTTGAAGGAAATCCGCGAGCTGATGAAAGGAGTTATGAGGGGTAAGGAGCTCTTCGTGTGCTTCTTCGTCCTTGGGCCGAAGAACTCGGTCTTCACGATTCCTGCCGTCCAGCTCACGGATTCTGCTTATGTAGCCCACTCAGAGTTCATCCTTTACAGGAAGGGCTATGAAGAGTTTAAACGTCTCGGAAGAAGCGCACGCTTCTTCAAGTTTGTCCACTCAGCTGGGGAGCTCGACGAGAGGAAGACGAGCAAGAACCTCGATAAGAGGCGTATCTACATCGACCTAGTTGATGAGACCGTTTACTCTGTCAACACCCAGTACGGCGGTAACACGATAGGCCTTAAGAAGCTCGCTTTCAGGCTCACCATCCAGCGCGCCGTTAGAGAGGGCTGGCTCAGCGAACACATGTTCCTGATGGGAGTAAACGGTCCCAACGGCAGGAAGACCTACTTCACCGGCGCTTATCCCAGCATGTGCGGAAAGACATCCACCGCCATGATATCCTGGGAGAACATCGTCGGCGATGATTTGACGTTCATCGTACCCATGAACGGAATAGCCCGTGGAGCAAACGTCGAGAAGGGTGTCTTTGGCATAATCCAGGGCGTCAATCCCGAAGACGATCCGATAATCTGGCAGGTTCTCCATTCGCCCGTCGAGATAATCTTCTCCAACGTCCTCGTCAAGGACGGAAAGCCCTACTGGAACGAGATGGGCGTACCAATACCAGGCGAGGGTGAAAACCACAGCGGGGAGTGGTGGCGCGGAAAGAAAGACGCCGAAGGAAACGAGATTCCGCCGAGCCACAAGAACGCTCGCTTCACAGTCAGCCTTGAGCACTTCCCGAATGTTGACCTTGAAGCGCTTGAGGCCCCCTGCGGCGTCGAGGTTGGTGGCATGATCTTCGGAGGCAGGGACAAGGACACATGGCCGCCAGTCAGGGAAGCCTTCGACTGGAAGCATGGCGTCATAACGATGGGTGCTGCTCTTGAGAGTGAGACAACCGCCGCAACCCTTGGAAAGGAAGGAGTTAGAGCCTTCAACCCGATGGCTATACTCGACTTCATGAGTGTTCCCCTCGGCGAATACATCGAGAACTACCTTGAGTTCGAGAAGAAGCTCAGAAAAGCCCCCAAGATATTCGCGGTGAACTACTTCCTCCGCGATGAGGACGGCAACTGGCTCAACCATAAGCTCGACAAGGCAGTCTGGCTCAAGTGGATGGAGCTCCGCGTTCACGGCGACGTCGATGCCATAGATACTCCCATAGGCTACATCCCGAAGTATGGGGACTTAGCAAGGCTCTTCAGGGAGGTTCTCAACAAGGACTACAGCAGGGAGGACTACGAGAAGCAGTTCACCATTAGGGTTCCGGAACTTCTGGCGAAGATAGAACGTATCGAGAAGATCTACCGCGAACAGGTTAAGGAAGCTCCGGAGGAGCTCTTCCAGGTTCTCGAGGAGGAGAGGAAGAGGCTGCTCGAGGCCAGGGAAAAGTACGGTGACTATATCAGCCCCTTCCAGCTTGAGAAGGCATGA
- the dnaG gene encoding DNA primase DnaG, producing the protein MKRKKTVLHHILAEKQKFEKRKEGGSMSAKDEFGTTKYVIYAEFEANGIVERPDVVGAIFGQTEGLLGDDLDLRELQKTGRIGRIRVEVHAKAGKTYGTITVPSSLDRVETAILAAALETIDRVGPAEAKIKVLRIEDVRATKRKYIIERAKEILETLMEQEIPETQELTEEVKKAVRAKELIEYGPEKLPAGPHVPFSDSIIVVEGRADVLNLLKHGIKNAIAVEGTSVPETIIKLSKERIVTAFTDGDRGGELILKELLQVADVDYVARAPEGKEVEELTKKEIVKALRSKVPAEQVITEIFYKGRNFYEVIKEKERAKNGREEKVREVKPPAPAPAPAPAPKPIEKPEPKEREEKIVKPIQQPRPSELDEFGEFIEKVKSSKDSMALLLDKDKSVIAEIPVRELTNQLKERKDVYAVVFNGVITQRLIDTVSESGVKYLVGARKYNVVRRPVNLKIVTFAE; encoded by the coding sequence ATGAAGAGGAAAAAGACAGTGCTTCACCACATTTTAGCTGAAAAGCAGAAGTTTGAAAAACGGAAAGAGGGTGGTAGTATGTCAGCCAAAGATGAATTTGGAACGACCAAATATGTAATCTATGCCGAGTTTGAAGCAAACGGAATTGTTGAAAGGCCCGACGTTGTTGGTGCTATTTTTGGTCAGACTGAAGGTCTTCTTGGTGACGATCTGGACTTAAGGGAGCTTCAAAAGACCGGAAGGATCGGAAGGATAAGGGTTGAGGTTCACGCAAAGGCTGGAAAGACCTACGGAACGATAACCGTTCCTTCGAGCCTTGATAGGGTTGAGACGGCCATTTTGGCGGCTGCTCTTGAGACGATAGACAGGGTCGGTCCAGCCGAGGCCAAGATAAAGGTTCTCCGCATAGAGGACGTCAGGGCAACCAAGAGGAAATATATTATCGAGAGGGCCAAGGAGATCCTCGAGACCCTGATGGAGCAGGAAATCCCAGAGACCCAGGAGCTCACAGAGGAAGTCAAGAAGGCCGTAAGGGCTAAGGAGCTCATAGAGTATGGGCCGGAGAAGCTTCCCGCCGGACCGCATGTACCGTTCTCTGATTCAATCATTGTCGTTGAGGGAAGGGCAGATGTACTAAACCTGCTCAAGCACGGCATAAAGAACGCCATAGCCGTCGAAGGCACCTCAGTTCCGGAGACCATAATAAAGCTCAGCAAGGAGCGCATCGTTACCGCCTTCACCGACGGCGATCGCGGTGGAGAGCTCATCCTTAAGGAGCTCCTTCAGGTCGCAGATGTTGACTACGTCGCCAGAGCACCAGAGGGCAAAGAAGTCGAGGAGCTCACCAAGAAGGAGATAGTGAAAGCACTTAGGAGCAAGGTGCCTGCTGAGCAGGTCATAACCGAGATATTCTACAAGGGTAGAAACTTCTACGAAGTCATAAAGGAGAAGGAAAGGGCCAAGAACGGCAGGGAGGAGAAGGTAAGGGAGGTCAAACCGCCAGCACCTGCACCAGCTCCAGCACCTGCACCAAAGCCAATAGAAAAGCCTGAGCCTAAGGAGAGGGAGGAGAAGATAGTCAAGCCGATTCAGCAGCCCAGGCCGAGCGAGCTGGACGAGTTCGGCGAGTTCATCGAAAAGGTCAAAAGCTCCAAAGACTCGATGGCGCTCCTACTCGACAAAGACAAGAGCGTCATAGCGGAAATACCCGTCAGAGAGCTCACCAACCAGCTCAAGGAAAGAAAGGACGTTTACGCTGTCGTCTTCAACGGCGTCATAACCCAGAGGCTCATCGACACAGTCAGCGAGAGCGGGGTAAAGTACCTTGTCGGGGCGAGGAAGTACAACGTCGTCAGAAGGCCTGTCAATCTCAAGATAGTGACCTTTGCGGAGTGA
- a CDS encoding toprim domain-containing protein, which translates to MYAENYKRFEELIDKLREFEGAIIVEGPRDEVALRNLGVRAEIIRLSRLPLSEIALIASSYGEVMILTDFDRKGEELARKLLRYLEGYPCRVDSETRKELKRIAKKDIKGIEDLYGLYLKVISVSDPHLEGIR; encoded by the coding sequence ATGTACGCCGAAAACTATAAAAGATTCGAGGAGCTTATAGACAAACTGCGAGAGTTTGAAGGGGCCATCATAGTTGAGGGCCCGCGAGACGAGGTGGCTCTGAGAAATTTGGGGGTCAGGGCGGAGATAATAAGACTTTCACGCCTCCCACTATCAGAAATCGCGCTCATCGCGTCATCATATGGAGAGGTCATGATACTTACAGACTTCGACAGAAAGGGCGAAGAGCTTGCAAGGAAGCTCCTCCGCTATCTGGAGGGGTATCCCTGCAGAGTCGATTCAGAGACGCGGAAGGAGCTCAAAAGGATAGCAAAGAAGGACATTAAGGGGATTGAGGACCTCTATGGCCTCTATCTTAAGGTCATCTCCGTTTCTGACCCCCACTTGGAGGGAATTCGATGA
- a CDS encoding glutamate--tRNA ligase: protein MNVEELIMKYALINAISHKGKANPKAVIGKVLGENPELRPKAKEIIPLVNQIVEQVNGMDIEEQEAKLKEIYPEFFEAKKEKKEEKKGLPPLPKAEKGKVVTRFAPNPDGAFHLGNARAAILSHEYARLYGGKFILRFDDTDPKVKRPEPKFYEWIIEDLKWLGFQIDEIHIASDRLEIYYKYAEELIKMGKAYVCTCPPEKFRELRDNGIACPHREEPVEVQLERWRKMLNGEYKEGEAVVRIKTDLKHPNPAVRDWPALRIIDNPSHPRTGDKYRVWPLYNFASAIDDHELGVTHIFRGQEHAENETRQRYIYDYFGWEYPVTVHHGRLSIEGVILSKSKTRKGIDEGKYFGWDDPRLGTIRALKRRGIRPEAIRELIIEVGLKRSDTTISWDNLAAINRRIVEPIANRYFFVADPIPMYIEGYDEEFVAEIPLHPDHPDRGVRKLKFEPGRPVYVSKDDMELFKPGSFVRLKDLFNVEILEVSEEGIKARFHSIEYEIARENRWRMVHWVTEGRACGVLIPQGDELIVRKGLLESDANVKVDDVVQFERFGFVRIDDVTPEKVVAIFAHK, encoded by the coding sequence ATGAACGTGGAAGAGTTGATTATGAAGTACGCGCTCATCAATGCGATCAGCCACAAGGGTAAGGCCAACCCAAAGGCTGTGATAGGGAAGGTTCTCGGCGAGAACCCGGAACTTAGGCCCAAAGCAAAGGAGATAATCCCACTCGTCAACCAGATAGTGGAGCAGGTCAATGGAATGGACATCGAAGAACAGGAAGCAAAGCTGAAGGAGATTTATCCAGAGTTCTTCGAGGCAAAGAAGGAAAAGAAAGAGGAAAAGAAAGGCCTTCCGCCCCTCCCGAAGGCAGAGAAGGGTAAGGTGGTTACCCGTTTCGCCCCTAATCCTGACGGAGCATTCCACCTCGGTAACGCTCGTGCTGCTATCCTAAGCCACGAGTACGCAAGGCTCTACGGCGGCAAGTTCATCCTCCGCTTCGATGACACTGATCCAAAGGTCAAAAGACCCGAACCTAAGTTCTACGAGTGGATCATCGAAGACCTCAAGTGGCTTGGCTTCCAGATTGACGAAATCCACATAGCCAGCGACAGGCTTGAAATCTACTACAAGTACGCAGAAGAACTCATCAAGATGGGTAAGGCTTACGTCTGCACCTGCCCGCCGGAGAAGTTCCGCGAGCTGAGGGACAATGGAATCGCCTGCCCTCACAGGGAAGAGCCGGTAGAGGTTCAACTCGAGCGCTGGAGAAAGATGCTCAACGGCGAATATAAAGAAGGCGAAGCTGTGGTTAGAATAAAGACAGATCTTAAGCATCCGAACCCAGCCGTTCGCGACTGGCCCGCTCTTAGGATAATCGACAACCCGAGCCATCCAAGAACCGGTGATAAGTACCGCGTCTGGCCGCTTTACAACTTCGCCTCAGCCATAGACGACCATGAACTAGGCGTTACGCACATCTTCCGCGGTCAGGAGCACGCCGAGAACGAGACAAGACAGCGCTACATCTATGACTACTTTGGCTGGGAATATCCTGTCACCGTTCACCACGGCAGGCTCTCAATTGAGGGTGTTATTCTCAGCAAGTCTAAGACTAGAAAGGGAATAGATGAAGGCAAATACTTCGGCTGGGACGATCCAAGGCTTGGAACCATAAGGGCGCTCAAAAGGCGCGGTATAAGGCCGGAGGCTATAAGAGAGCTTATTATAGAAGTCGGCCTTAAGAGGAGCGACACGACGATAAGCTGGGACAATCTTGCTGCCATAAACAGGCGCATAGTCGAGCCAATAGCCAACCGTTACTTCTTCGTTGCCGACCCGATACCGATGTATATTGAAGGCTACGATGAAGAATTCGTGGCAGAGATACCGCTGCATCCGGATCATCCGGACAGGGGAGTCAGAAAGCTTAAGTTCGAGCCAGGCAGGCCCGTCTACGTTTCCAAGGATGATATGGAACTGTTCAAACCGGGTAGCTTCGTCCGTCTCAAGGATCTCTTCAATGTGGAAATCCTTGAAGTTTCAGAGGAAGGCATAAAAGCCAGGTTCCACAGTATTGAGTACGAAATCGCCAGAGAAAACCGCTGGAGGATGGTGCACTGGGTCACTGAAGGCAGGGCCTGTGGGGTTCTCATTCCGCAGGGCGACGAGCTGATAGTCAGAAAAGGCCTGCTCGAGAGTGACGCCAACGTCAAGGTTGATGACGTTGTCCAGTTTGAGCGTTTCGGCTTTGTAAGGATAGATGATGTGACACCCGAGAAAGTGGTGGCGATATTCGCCCACAAGTGA
- a CDS encoding phosphohexomutase domain-containing protein yields the protein MEVYYSQRFNPEELALLGRAIGTISHGTIIVGRDGRAISRYGKRAMVVGIVSTGSTIMDVRLIPLIALKDFAHRKGLPLAYVYYYGGVRVYVSGIDSEEIKAILESKSFIEAQPNDIGATVYYPNALDDFLHEIFKHYNFRVKGKALVDAMNTPAVLFFPRISDHFGFEVELINDMMTSYLPPKPKEVFLHKLNKGDYDFGLRFRPEGVVELYKDGEELEFSSMWKLLDHMKKNL from the coding sequence GTGGAAGTGTATTACTCCCAGAGGTTCAACCCCGAGGAGCTTGCCCTTCTTGGAAGGGCCATAGGAACGATATCCCACGGGACCATAATCGTCGGAAGGGACGGCAGAGCGATTTCCCGATACGGAAAGAGGGCAATGGTGGTCGGAATAGTCAGCACCGGCTCGACCATAATGGACGTCAGGCTCATTCCCCTCATAGCGCTCAAAGATTTTGCACACAGGAAGGGTCTTCCTCTGGCTTACGTCTACTACTACGGCGGCGTTAGGGTTTACGTCAGTGGCATAGACAGCGAGGAAATAAAAGCCATCCTCGAGAGCAAGAGCTTCATAGAAGCGCAGCCCAACGACATTGGCGCGACAGTCTATTATCCCAACGCTCTCGACGACTTCCTGCACGAAATATTCAAGCACTACAACTTCCGCGTTAAGGGCAAAGCCCTTGTGGATGCAATGAACACCCCCGCGGTGCTCTTCTTCCCACGGATAAGCGACCACTTCGGCTTCGAGGTCGAGCTGATAAACGACATGATGACGAGCTATTTACCGCCGAAACCGAAGGAGGTCTTCCTTCATAAGCTGAACAAGGGGGACTACGACTTTGGACTGCGCTTCAGGCCAGAAGGTGTCGTCGAGTTATACAAAGATGGCGAAGAGCTTGAGTTTAGCAGCATGTGGAAGCTCCTCGATCACATGAAGAAGAACCTTTGA
- a CDS encoding sodium-dependent transporter, whose product MDEIKKWTIYLIFLVAGFATGAGSIGLFPQFWLQYGLTGMVVHLVFLAILTYVAILEAETVMKSGYYFVELYNKVSKRPAMVLSIFAAIAMFLSYYTANTMLTVLSPVLGTGTVARLIAKILMFAIAFVILTRAKEKTFAIMAIGSVIFVVAVTITTVAFKVQISEGATYLAMAKHMLVARHPITLDLIKAAAERAIYGVGLGFAFYLMLGSFINERFNAKVIIGVGILVQLFIGILSTITVVYAIAPTTPDRLLQYVHGGEEGAIQLMGELPHILADYPTLILLIGISAFFAGITSLLPTAEIGLQIVESTLRVSRNKAAAYLVAVALAIGVIDSSPSTADMVLKAVSVTTFFTAIFELYPVLASKEKPSTSALAMAGIAAVLFLVGGLYALFAVFRAGGVYVVSGIIAAVVILFGLFGDKLVPEKA is encoded by the coding sequence ATGGATGAAATTAAGAAGTGGACAATATACCTGATATTCCTTGTTGCCGGATTCGCCACTGGAGCAGGTAGCATCGGTCTATTCCCGCAGTTCTGGCTCCAGTACGGTTTGACTGGAATGGTTGTGCACTTAGTATTCCTTGCAATACTAACGTATGTCGCAATACTCGAGGCTGAGACCGTCATGAAATCCGGCTACTACTTCGTTGAACTCTACAACAAAGTCTCAAAACGGCCCGCTATGGTGCTCTCAATCTTCGCTGCCATTGCAATGTTCCTCTCGTACTACACCGCCAACACCATGCTGACCGTTCTCTCACCGGTTCTTGGAACAGGAACCGTCGCCAGGCTCATAGCCAAGATACTGATGTTTGCTATAGCCTTCGTTATCCTCACTAGGGCTAAAGAGAAGACCTTCGCAATCATGGCGATAGGTTCTGTGATATTTGTCGTCGCGGTTACAATAACTACGGTTGCGTTCAAGGTACAGATATCTGAGGGTGCCACCTACCTGGCAATGGCCAAGCACATGCTCGTTGCAAGGCACCCAATAACACTTGACCTCATAAAAGCTGCCGCTGAAAGGGCAATCTACGGTGTTGGACTTGGATTTGCATTCTACTTGATGCTCGGAAGCTTTATCAACGAGCGCTTCAACGCGAAGGTAATCATTGGGGTTGGAATCCTGGTTCAGCTTTTCATCGGGATTCTATCAACGATAACTGTTGTCTATGCAATTGCTCCCACCACCCCTGACAGGCTTCTCCAGTATGTCCATGGTGGTGAAGAAGGTGCTATTCAGCTCATGGGCGAACTGCCACACATCCTTGCGGACTATCCGACGCTGATACTCCTCATAGGAATCTCTGCGTTCTTTGCAGGTATCACCAGTCTGCTGCCAACTGCGGAGATCGGTCTCCAGATAGTTGAATCAACCCTTAGGGTGAGCAGGAATAAAGCTGCTGCCTATCTTGTAGCTGTGGCCCTTGCAATAGGCGTAATAGACTCCTCTCCATCAACAGCAGACATGGTGCTCAAAGCAGTGAGTGTGACAACGTTCTTCACGGCAATTTTTGAGCTCTATCCAGTGCTGGCTTCCAAGGAAAAACCATCAACTTCAGCCCTCGCAATGGCTGGAATAGCAGCGGTGCTGTTCCTCGTTGGTGGTCTCTACGCCCTATTTGCAGTCTTCAGGGCTGGCGGCGTCTACGTTGTCTCGGGAATCATTGCCGCGGTAGTGATTCTGTTCGGTCTCTTCGGCGACAAACTTGTGCCCGAAAAGGCCTGA
- the tmk gene encoding dTMP kinase, whose product MFIVIEGIDGAGKSTQARLLAEWFKKKGYDVVLTKEPTDTAFGKLIRRLVLTGGKEGIIDGARISHEAEALLFAADRAEHVHKLIKPSLKTGKIVISDRYFYSSLAYQWARGLDLEWLIDLNRFAVRPDLVILLDLPVKESMKRINGRSIKTEFDKIAELQKKVRENYLKLAERFPEMRIVNALASVEDIHNDIVALVEHELLKR is encoded by the coding sequence ATGTTCATTGTCATTGAAGGCATCGATGGTGCAGGCAAATCAACTCAGGCAAGGCTTCTGGCGGAGTGGTTCAAAAAGAAAGGCTACGACGTTGTTCTGACGAAAGAGCCGACCGATACCGCCTTTGGAAAGCTCATCAGGAGGCTCGTCCTAACGGGTGGTAAGGAAGGTATAATAGATGGCGCTCGAATAAGCCACGAAGCAGAGGCGCTCCTCTTCGCGGCCGACAGGGCTGAACATGTCCATAAGCTGATAAAACCCTCCCTCAAGACAGGGAAGATCGTTATTTCAGATCGCTACTTCTACTCCTCACTCGCCTACCAATGGGCTCGCGGTCTCGATCTCGAGTGGCTGATTGACTTAAACCGCTTTGCCGTAAGGCCTGACCTCGTTATTCTGCTTGATTTGCCGGTCAAGGAGAGCATGAAGCGCATAAACGGCAGGAGCATAAAGACGGAGTTCGACAAGATAGCAGAGCTTCAGAAGAAGGTCAGGGAGAACTATCTCAAGCTCGCGGAGAGGTTCCCCGAGATGAGGATAGTGAACGCACTGGCAAGCGTGGAAGACATCCACAACGACATCGTGGCCCTGGTCGAGCACGAGCTCCTCAAGAGGTAA
- the malP gene encoding maltodextrin phosphorylase, whose amino-acid sequence MADVETPTHDLIREKLPHPIKDLADLAYNYWWSWNRRATRLWEYIDPVHWREHKNPVKLLLDVSEERLEELLKDDDFMNLYELVMEQFRDYMNPDSTWFSTNYPKWDKPIVYLCMEYGISRTLPIYSGGLGILAGDHVKTASDLGLPFIAIGLLYKHGYFKQEIDRDGRQIEIFPEYRPEEMPIKPVLGKDGKPLLIEVPIEDRIVYARASEVEVGRVKIYLLDTDVPENSADDRTICDYLYNAEIDKRIKQEILLGIGGMRLLKALGIEPGVVHLNEGHPAFANLQRIAWYMDEGLTFTEALSIVRGTTVFTTHTPVPAGHDRFPIEEVRKRLAKFLEDKDERLLELGRERDEINMTLLAIRTSSYVNGVSKLHAEVSKRMWQNLWPGVPLDEIPIEGITNGVHTMTWVHSEMRKLFDRYLGKAWREHTNIEGLWYAIERIPDEELWEAHLKAKREFIELLKRKIRARNERLGIDDPLPEIDENALIIGFARRFATYKRATLLFTDIERLKRLLNNPERPVYIVFGGKAHPMDEAGKEFLKKVYEASQMPEFRGKIFVLENYDMGSARLMVAGVDLWLNNPRRPMEASGTSGMKAGLNGVLNASIYEGWWVEGYNGRNGWIIGEESTEPETEADDIKDAESLYNLLEREIIPTYYGNRGKWIYMMKESIKSIAPRFSTHRMVKEYMDRFYSKAMSNYIWLTRGNYAGAKEMAAWKDRVISAWNNVSIESVAIKDGSRLEILVYLDELKPEDVRLELYYGVHAEEQRIEKPHIVELRHPKELGGGRWLYTYEGSALRHLGNSCWNYAIRIYPHHEKLPHRFLLGLVKWRGFFE is encoded by the coding sequence ATGGCCGACGTTGAAACTCCCACCCACGATTTAATCAGGGAGAAGCTTCCCCATCCCATCAAGGATTTGGCTGATCTGGCCTACAACTACTGGTGGAGCTGGAACAGGAGGGCAACGAGGCTCTGGGAGTATATTGACCCGGTACACTGGAGGGAACACAAGAATCCGGTTAAGCTCCTTCTCGACGTTTCCGAGGAGCGCCTCGAGGAGCTTCTGAAGGACGACGACTTCATGAACCTCTACGAGCTCGTTATGGAACAATTCCGGGATTATATGAATCCAGATTCGACCTGGTTCTCAACCAACTACCCCAAGTGGGACAAGCCCATAGTGTATCTCTGCATGGAGTACGGCATAAGCAGGACTCTGCCCATATACTCTGGTGGTCTGGGGATACTCGCTGGTGACCACGTGAAGACCGCCAGTGACCTTGGCCTGCCTTTCATAGCAATAGGTCTGCTCTATAAGCACGGCTACTTCAAGCAGGAGATAGACAGAGACGGAAGACAGATCGAGATCTTCCCAGAGTACAGGCCAGAGGAGATGCCGATAAAACCGGTTCTCGGGAAGGATGGAAAGCCACTCCTTATAGAGGTCCCCATAGAGGACAGAATCGTTTACGCGAGGGCCTCGGAGGTTGAGGTTGGAAGGGTGAAGATATATCTACTGGACACCGACGTTCCCGAGAACAGCGCGGACGACAGAACCATATGCGACTACCTCTACAATGCCGAGATAGACAAGCGCATAAAGCAGGAGATACTTCTAGGAATCGGTGGAATGCGCCTGCTTAAAGCTTTGGGCATTGAACCCGGCGTTGTCCACCTCAACGAGGGGCATCCAGCCTTTGCTAACCTTCAGAGGATAGCCTGGTACATGGATGAAGGGTTGACCTTTACCGAGGCGTTGAGTATTGTCAGAGGGACTACGGTTTTCACCACGCACACCCCAGTTCCAGCGGGCCACGATCGCTTCCCAATTGAGGAGGTCAGGAAGAGGCTCGCCAAGTTCCTTGAGGATAAGGACGAGAGACTCCTGGAGCTCGGCCGTGAGAGGGATGAAATCAACATGACCTTACTGGCCATAAGAACTTCCAGCTACGTCAACGGCGTCAGTAAGCTCCATGCCGAGGTAAGCAAGCGCATGTGGCAGAATCTTTGGCCCGGAGTTCCGCTGGATGAGATACCCATCGAGGGCATCACCAACGGCGTACACACCATGACCTGGGTTCACAGCGAGATGAGAAAGCTCTTTGACCGCTATCTCGGAAAGGCATGGCGCGAGCACACGAACATCGAGGGTCTGTGGTACGCCATTGAGAGGATTCCCGATGAAGAGCTCTGGGAGGCCCATCTTAAGGCCAAGAGGGAGTTCATAGAGCTACTGAAGAGGAAGATTAGGGCGAGGAACGAGAGGCTTGGAATAGATGATCCCCTGCCAGAGATAGACGAGAACGCGCTCATCATAGGCTTTGCCCGGCGCTTCGCGACCTACAAGCGCGCCACCCTACTCTTTACGGATATTGAAAGGCTCAAGAGACTTCTGAACAACCCAGAGAGGCCAGTCTACATAGTCTTTGGTGGAAAGGCCCATCCAATGGACGAGGCCGGCAAAGAGTTCCTAAAGAAAGTCTACGAGGCCTCTCAGATGCCCGAGTTCAGGGGCAAGATATTCGTCCTTGAGAACTACGATATGGGAAGTGCAAGGCTCATGGTGGCCGGAGTTGACCTCTGGCTCAACAATCCGCGCAGGCCGATGGAAGCTAGCGGAACGAGTGGAATGAAAGCCGGGCTGAACGGAGTGCTCAACGCGAGCATCTACGAGGGCTGGTGGGTGGAAGGCTACAACGGCAGGAACGGGTGGATCATTGGAGAGGAGAGTACGGAGCCCGAGACCGAAGCCGACGACATAAAGGACGCAGAGAGCCTCTACAATCTGCTGGAGAGGGAAATAATCCCAACCTACTACGGCAACCGCGGGAAATGGATTTACATGATGAAGGAGAGCATCAAGAGCATAGCCCCGCGCTTCAGCACTCACAGGATGGTCAAGGAATACATGGATCGTTTCTATTCCAAGGCTATGAGTAACTACATCTGGCTCACGAGGGGTAACTACGCCGGTGCCAAGGAGATGGCCGCATGGAAAGACCGCGTTATCAGTGCATGGAACAACGTGAGCATCGAAAGTGTAGCCATAAAAGATGGAAGCAGACTTGAGATCCTCGTCTACCTCGATGAACTTAAGCCCGAAGACGTCCGTCTTGAGCTCTACTACGGCGTCCATGCCGAGGAGCAACGCATAGAGAAACCGCATATCGTTGAGCTGAGGCATCCAAAGGAGCTCGGGGGTGGGAGGTGGCTCTACACCTATGAGGGAAGTGCTCTGAGGCACCTCGGTAATTCCTGCTGGAACTATGCGATAAGGATTTACCCCCACCACGAAAAGCTACCCCACCGGTTCTTGCTCGGATTGGTGAAGTGGAGAGGTTTCTTTGAGTGA